The genomic interval TCTTGACCGCGCGATTTCCGATCAAGCGCACGCGCAGCCCGCATCCACCAGGACACATGTTGCAGACCCCGGTCGCCCACGATTCCGGACCTGAAGGAACCCTCACCTGCTCGGTGGCGAGCGCAGCGTTAACCGTGCTAATGGCTTCGAGGCTCACGCCTGAAGTCGCCGCGCCAACCGCGCCGCCGGCCGCGAATCGCAAGAAATTCCGGCGATCGAAAGTGAAGCTCATGGCCGTCCCTCCCAGCTGTGCCCACGCGCCGGTTTGGAACCGAGGAACTCAAGCAAATCCACCACCTCGCCCGGCTGGAATCTCGGCCACGCGACCTGCTGCTGCTGCATGCTTTGAAACATCACCGGGCCGTGGTTCCACAGTGATGTCGCGATGTGGACCGGTGAAACCGAGGCGCCGGCGAGGTCAGGCCCCGCGCCGCCGCTGCGATGGCACGATGCACAGCCTTTCGACTGAAACAATCTGGCGCCTCGCTCCGCACTGCCAGACGGCTCGAAATATCGCTCGGCAAATAGATACGCGATCAGGTCCGCCATTTCCTTGTTAGTGAACTGTGGCCGGGCGATGTTCTGCGCCTGCATGCTGGCCCGCATCGCCGGCGCATGGTTCCACATATCCGCGGCAAACTGGCCCAGCGTGCGTGGCAGTGCGCGTGAACGAAGATCGGGTGCCGTACGGCTGCCGTGGCCTACGGAGTGACAGGCGGCGCATCCCTTGTCGCGAAAGATCTTGCGTCCGGCCTCGGGATCTGCCGGACGAAGATAGGTTGGCTTCGCCACATTGGGGGCCGATCGCCGGATATAGGCAATCAGGTCAGGGACATCATTTCCGGCAAAAACAGGCCACTTCACGCCGCGCACCGCCATGATCGACTGCATTGCCGGCGCGTGATTCCACATCGCCTGGA from Terriglobia bacterium carries:
- a CDS encoding cytochrome c, which translates into the protein MIAIADRRSSCVLLLAAVVVAAVACVLAVVPLRAQGGGGYFIPGDPKAGMRSFFDKGCARCHSALGEGGHSAPDLARAPAGHLSSADLLAAMWNHAPEMWEKMRIEGVAPPKFAEADMANLFAFLYSVRSLDEPGDAERGRRLLAEKQCLQCHGVGAEGKRQAPDLLKWAAYRNPVSWIQAMWNHAPAMQSIMAVRGVKWPVFAGNDVPDLIAYIRRSAPNVAKPTYLRPADPEAGRKIFRDKGCAACHSVGHGSRTAPDLRSRALPRTLGQFAADMWNHAPAMRASMQAQNIARPQFTNKEMADLIAYLFAERYFEPSGSAERGARLFQSKGCASCHRSGGAGPDLAGASVSPVHIATSLWNHGPVMFQSMQQQQVAWPRFQPGEVVDLLEFLGSKPARGHSWEGRP